A window of the Chaetodon trifascialis isolate fChaTrf1 chromosome 9, fChaTrf1.hap1, whole genome shotgun sequence genome harbors these coding sequences:
- the rsf1a gene encoding remodeling and spacing factor 1 isoform X1 produces the protein MAAPVVVRSSGPALCPSFAEVCSFLDRYGATLDLPEMTFPQMERYLRDTTTVPKPLVELHVKLLRKLGRTVTTDRWEKYLAKVCQELNSTWAWELEQKGYQEMSMECKSSILKYLCECQFDDNLKFKMAINEEDPEKMRLQPIGRDRQGLMYWLQLDQEQNIRLYTEEQDDQDGSTWNCIVRTRNDLAEALELLKAQVEPNLNQDRDQNQAGPGSTSPAVKDAGEEAIGSTNPELSTTTEEHTDSKKADPLKEEKPLKQVVKQEQTQPIKQESTEAEVKEEKTDHKPPVFDNRVSTITTIVKSESRDADAPKNAVSVVMAPGATVTKPEINKEEEAERAVVRSSQQAKIPLKKRELKLAESYHSNHLNNSNSSSIIVCNPSVIQTKDSHAREAKVLSLSAPPGGQAASQQQQQLVVTASRQELTNGRASLLLPHKEGQNGVIGVIGQVGVVGHVGVIRSPSERHRAPSVDQQEQNGPSSDHQGSRAVEEEREVSRQSVLVRKGPAEGEAVAAPPPPPPPPPPPPPPPHAVLEAQTPRKLPLSSLKPEQLPEVVERKVDSVGVSSLPQSTEEPKRQTAEDQSDKTTEEQSDKRSHQKKCDSPDEREDRRREGSARPAEEEGGKDGKLEAESGSAVPPRADQQETKEHQGDGVNGGLAAPFGAKESGLGSEERQGRREEASSELQKEGIRLKIKIPPHRRNKLRGKGGKEEEKERDQEVQEVQEEGRPLRRSARICRPSSKAAESQRKKPQRKQALPTRAREGEEEEEEDDDEEEEDEEEQDSTTKKDRKPEPAGQTRKQRGKRRHRRPRWSNIRAKRRKLNEGGEMEDRGRKRREEESEGGSDSEESCKSEEIPSEDACSQCGLPNHPELILLCDSCDSGYHTACLRPPLMLIPDGEWFCPPCQHKLLCEKLEEQLENLDSALKKRERAERRRERLVYVGISVENIIPEGDEEEEEKSAKKKDSKKSKNLGRRSTRTRKHISYRFDDFDDAIDEAIEEDIGDICGGAGKDKDITAIQSEDGKESQRPIRSQAHSARNRKKRRLNDLESDSTAAESEDEFMLSNSSEDEDFGASGADDDEEEDEDAGSDVGSLDSGTRPRRAPRGVSKLRPSRTQRRSRKRLRRRRRRSSEEEEEDTDEEMDSDQFSDMTDSDADKKRRGLRRGQRQQVNYRETSESSDNSHASSEKREVKRRGRQRKEHLSSDYSDASPSSRDSDEEDDYEDEEEDEQRRRVNRRRREEEDLRRNRMREKRRRYKDEEEEDDDGERGRRLKRKLMEKEKDKRRRLKRTDREDEDLEKMGRGKRREILSQQRRKRLAQMLKKRRPSTDEDDDEDDESEESESSSEEDRPVRKRLNRIDSDDDEEEDEEEGEGRLKASTKKSSAAERRADSDAQDKGRGRSLSPSNGHRTSRGPAKPGPGSPPLPRDSAGSGRQGRHNGPFHPEEEEDEDEEDEEEEEEGQTDSLDSVQNSPQS, from the exons ATGGCTGCTCCGGTGGTGGTGAGAAGCTCCGGCCCGGCGCTCTGCCCGAGCTTCGCGGAGGTATGTTCGTTCCTGGATCGCTACGGAGCGACGCTGGATCTGCCCGAGATGACTTTCCCGCAGATGGAGAGGTATCTGCGGGATACCACGACAG TTCCTAAACCCCTTGTGGAGCTCCACGTCAAGCTGCTGAGAAAACTGGGGAGGACTGTGACCACCGACCGCTGGGAAAAGTACCTGGCTAAG GTTTGCCAGGAGCTGAACAGTACCTGGGCATGGGAGCTGGAGCAGAAGGGCTACCAGGAGATGTCCATGGAGTGCAAGTCAAGTATCCTCAAA TATCTCTGCGAGTGTCAGTTCGATGACAACTTGAAGTTCAAGATGGCGATTAATGAGGAGGACCCAGAGAAGATGCGCCTACAGCCGATTGGTCGGGACCGGCAGGGCCTGATGTACTGGCTGCAGCTGGACCAGGAGCAGAACATCCGGCTGTACACGGAGGAGCAGGACGACCAGGACGGGTCCACCTGGAACTGCATCGTCAG GACACGCAATGACCTGGCCGAGGCTCTGGAGCTGCTCAAGGCCCAGGTTGAGCCAAACCTGAATCAGGACCGGGACCAGAACCAGGCCGGACCCGGGAGCACCAGCCCTGCAGTGAAAGACGCAG GGGAGGAGGCCATTGGAAGCACCAATCCAGAACTTTCCACGACCACAGAGGAGCACACTGACAGTAAGAAGGCTGATCCTTTAAAGGAAGAGAAGCCCCTAAAACAAG TGGTCAAACAGGAGCAGACGCAGCCAATCAAGCAGGAGAGCACTGAGGCGGAAGTGAAAGAAGAGAAGACGGATCACAAACCGCCCGTCTTTGATAACCGCGTGagcaccatcaccaccatcgtCAAATCAGAATCCAGGGATGCTGACGCCCCCAAAAATGCTGTGTCGGTCGTCATGGCACCGGGCGCGACTGTGACGAAGCCAGAAATTaacaaggaagaggaagcagagcggGCGGTCGTGAGGAGCAGCCAGCAGGCCAAGATACCACTGAAGAAGAGGGAGCTGAAGCTAGCCGAGAGCTACCACAGCAACCAcctcaacaacagcaacagcagcagtattaTTGTGTGTAACCCCTCAGTGATCCAGACCAAGGACAGTCACGCAAGAGAGGCCAAGGTGCTGAGCTTATCAGCCCCCCCCGGTGGTCAAGCcgcctcacagcagcagcagcaactggTGGTCACCGCATCGAGGCAAGAGCTGACCAATGGGAGAGCGTCTCTCCTCCTGCCGCACAAAGAGGGTCAAAATGGAGTCATAGGGGTCATAGGTCAAGTCGGCGTAGTAGGTCATGTAGGGGTCATCCGCAGCCCATCTGAGCGTCACAGAGCCCCCAGTGTGGACCAACAGGAACAAAACGGGCCGAGCTCAGACCACCAGGGCTccagagctgtggaggaggagagggaggtgagcCGGCAGTCAGTGCTGGTGAGGAAGGGGCCTGCTGAAGGGGAGGCGgtggctgctcctcctcctcctcctcctcctcctcctcctcctcctcctcctcctcatgcagTGCTGGAGGCTCAAACACCCAGAAAACTACCGCTGTCCTCCTTAAAACCTGAGCAGCTCCCTGAAGTTGTCGAGAGGAAAGTGGATTCTGTCGGTGTTTCCTCGCTGCCTCAGTCCACAGAGGAGCCCAAAAGGCAGACGGCAGAAGACCAGAGCGACAAAACCACAGAGGAGCAGTCAGACAAGAGGAGTCATCAAAAGAAATGTGACAGCCCGgatgagagggaggacaggaggagagagggctCTGCACgccctgcagaggaagaaggaggtAAAGATGGAAAGCTGGAGGCAGAATCAGGAAGCGCCGTTCCTCCAAGAGCAGACCAGCAGGAAACAAAGGAGCACCAGGGAGACGGGGTCAACGGAGGGCTGGCGGCCCCGTTTGGAGCGAAGGAGTCTGGGCTTGGATCAGAGGAGAGGCAGGGTCGCCGTGAGGAAGCCTCCTCTGAGCTCCAGAAAGAAGGAATCAGGTTGAAGATCAAGATTCCTCCACACCGGAGAAACAAGCTGAGAGGGAaggggggaaaggaggaggagaaggagagggaccaggaggtgcaggaggtgcaggaggaagGGAGGCCGCTGAGGAGGTCTGCGAGGAT CTGCAGGCCGAGCTCGAAGGCGGCCGAGAGCCAGAGAAAGAagccacaaagaaaacaagcacTGCCCACCAGAGCccgggagggggaggaggaggaggaggaggacgacgacgaagaggaggaagatgaagaggaacagGACTCGACTaccaagaaagacagaaaaccagaACCTGCTGGTCAAACCAGGAAACAAAGG GGCAAAAGGAGGCACCGGCGCCCCCGATGGTCCAACATCCGCGCGAAGAGACGCAAACTGAACGAGGGAGGCGAGATGGAGGACAGGGGGAGGAAACGgcgagaggaagagagcgaAGGAGGGAGCGACTCCGAGGAGTCGTGTAAATCTGAGGAGATTCCCAGCGAGGACGCCTGCAGTCAGTGCGGCCTCCCCAACCACCCCGAGCTG atcCTGCTGTGTGACTCCTGTGATAGCGGATACCACACTGCCTGTCTGCGGCCGCCACTCATGTTGATTCCAGATGGAGAGTGGTTCTGTCCGCCCTGCCAGCAC aagctgctgtgtgagaaactggaggagcagctggagaatcTGGACAGCGCTCTGAAGAAAAGAGAGCGAGCAGAGAGGAG GCGGGAGCGGCTGGTGTATGTGGGAATCAGCGTGGAGAACATCATTCCT GagggagacgaggaggaagaggagaagtcGGCGAAGAAGAAAGATTCCAAGAAGAGTAAAAATCTGGGGAGGAGATCGACCAGAACCAGGAAGCACATCAGTTACAG GTTTGATGACTTTGACGACGCCATTGATGAGGCCATAGAGGAGGACATCGGGGACATCTGTGGAG gagcaggaaaagacaaagacatcaCAGCTATCCAATCAGAGGACGGCAAGGAGAGCCAAcggccaatcagaagccagGCTCATTCGgccagaaacaggaagaagcGGAGACTGAACGACCTGGAGAGTGACAGCACGGCAGCAGAGAGCGAGGACGAGTTCATGCTCAGcaacag CTCAGAGGACGAGGATTTCGGTGCGTCAGGggcagatgatgatgaggaggaagatgaagatgcgGGCAGTGACGTGGGCAGCCTGGACAGCGGGACCCGCCCCAGACGGGCGCCGAGAGGCGTTTCTAAACTCCGACCCAGCAGGACTCAGCGCCGCAGCAGGAAACGGCTGAGGCGGCGGCGGAGACGCTCCtccgaggaagaggaggaagacaccGACGAAGAAATGG ACTCGGACCAGTTCAGCGACATGACTGACAGCGACGCTGACAAGAAGAGGCGGGGCCTGAGGCGGGGCCAGCGCCAGCAGGTCAACTACCGCGAGACGTCCGAGTCATCGGACAACTCCCACGCCTCCAGCGAGAAGCGCGAGGTCAAACGCCGCGGCCGACAACGCAAGGAGCATCTGTCGAGCGACTACAGCGACG cGTCGCCTTCTTCCAGAGActctgatgaggaggatgactatgaagacgaagaggaagatgagcagagaaggagagtgaacaggaggagaagagaggaggaagacctgaggaggaacaggatgagagaaaagaggaggagatacaaagacgaggaggaggaggacgacgacggagagagaggaaggcgGCTGAAAAGGAAActgatggagaaggagaaagacaagCGGAGGAGATTAAAGAGGACGGACAGAGAAGACGAGGACCTGGAGAAGATGGGccgggggaagaggagggagattCTGTCACAGCAGCGGCGCAAACGTCTCGCTCAGATGCTGAAGAAACGGCGCCCTTCCACggatgaagacgatgatgaggatgacgagTCAGAAGAGTCCGAGTCGTCATCGGAGGAGGACCGTCCAGTCCGCAAAAGACTCAACCGCATCGACTCCGACGACGAcgaagaggaagacgaggaggaaggCGAAGGAAGGCTGAAGGCGTCGACCAAAAAGTCTTCGGCGGCGGAGAGGAGGGCCGACAGCGACGCTCAGGACAAGGGGAGGGGCCGTAGCCTGTCTCCGTCAAACGGACATCGGACCTCCAGAGGCCCGGCGAAGCCTGGGCCCGGAAGTCCCCCTCTGCCCAGGGACAGTGCAGGTTCAGGCAGGCAGGGCAGGCACAACGGCCCCTTCcatccagaggaggaggaagatgaggatgaggaggacgaggaggaggaggaggagggccagACAGACTCATTAGACTCTGTCCAGAACAGTCCGCAGTCATGA
- the LOC139336452 gene encoding pannexin-1-like — protein sequence MAIAHVATEYVFSDFLLKEPNQARYRSVRTELAVDKIVTCVAVGLPLLLISLAFAQEVSVGTQISCFSPTNFSWRQAAYVDSYCWAAVHTHTLPLWLHKFFPYILLLVAVLMYTPALFWRFSVAPLLQSDLSFIMEELDRCYNRAVTLAKRVATSGLPAPDSDQTEDCFNYPLVEKFLVTKRCSRVLLFYYLLCRGLTLVTLLCACVYLGYYLRLASVTDEFACNLRVGLLASDPDIPDKVQCKLIAVGVFSLLSYVNLVLFVALIPVVIYASFRPLFCHGYAHFLETYQSLPTIGVLPTPDGQWDDLSLYLLFLDENISDLKSYKYIKVLELLKRRNESSEESFDAMGLLQTLCLVKTDSVDGRKPAGKQEEVKTNAADSASSKQPNSAADNKTETEMKELSPLLPGNGDETGRRNSEGGALRQRAM from the exons ATGGCCATCGCCCACGTGGCTACAGAGTACGTGTTCAGCGATTTCCTGCTGAAGGAACCCAACCAGGCTCGATACCGCAGCGTCCGGACCGAGCTGGCCGTGGACAAGATCGTGACCTGTGTGGCCGTGGGcctgcccctcctcctcatctctttgGCCTTCGCTCAAGAAGTTTCAGTTG gaactcagatcagctgcttCTCTCCCACTAACTTCTCTTGGAGGCAGGCTGCTTATGTGGACTCGTACTGCTGGGCAgccgttcacacacacactctacctCTGTGGCTGCACAAg TTCTTTCCCTACATTCTGTTGCTCGTGGCCGTGCTCATGTACACCCCGGCGCTGTTCTGGAGGTTTTCGGTGGCGCCCCTCCTGCAGTCAGACCTCAGCTTCAtcatggaggagctggacagATGCTACAACCGCGCTGTCACTCTGGCCAAACGCGTGGCCACTTCAGGACTGCCCGCCCCAGACAG CGACCAAACTGAGGACTGTTTCAACTACCCGCTGGTGGAGAAGTTTCTGGTGACCAAGCGTTGCTCCCGggtgctgctgttttattaCCTCCTGTGCCGCGGCCTGACCCTCGTCACCCTGCTGTGTGCCTGCGTCTACCTGGGCTACTACCTCCGCCTGGCCTCCGTCACAGACGAGTTTGCCTGCAATCTGCGGGTCGGCCTGCTCGCCTCTGACCCAGACATCCCCGACAAGGTGCAGTGTAAGCTCATCGCGGTGGGAGTCTTCTCTTTGCTGAG tTATGTCAACTTGGTCCTGTTCGTTGCACTGATTCCCGTGGTGATCTACGCCAGCTTCCGTCCCCTCTTCTGCCATGGATACGCCCACTTCCTGGAAACCTACCAGTCACTGCCCACTATAGGTGTCCTGCCCACTCCTGACGGCCAATGGGACgatctctctctgtatctgctcTTCCTGGACGAGAACATCAGTGACCTGAAGTCTTACAAATACatcaag GTGCTGGAGTTGTTGAAGAGACGAAATGAATCCTCTGAGGAAAGCTTCGACGCCATGGGTCTGCTGCAGACTCTGTGTCTGGTGAAGACGGACAGCGTGGACGGGAGAAAACCTGCAGGGAAGCAGGAGGAAGTAAAAACTAATGCGGCCGACTCCGccagcagcaaacagccaaACTCTGCTGCAGATAACAAGACGGAAACAGAGATGAAAG agctcAGCCCCTTGTTGCCAGGAAACGGCGACGAAACGGGCAGGAGAAACAGTGAGGGAGGGGCTCTCCGGCAGCGAGcaatgtga
- the aamdc gene encoding mth938 domain-containing protein, whose amino-acid sequence MSSPEIASLSWGHMKVKGCSSSYKDCKVWPGGSRAWDWRETGTDHYPGVQPADLEEVLKKGVDLLVIGRGMSEALQVPSSTLDFVKQKGVDVKVLQTEKAVAEYNKLAGQGAKVGGVFHSTC is encoded by the exons ATGTCCTCTCCAGAGATCGCCTCTCTCTCCTGGGGCCACATGAAGGTGAAAGGATGCTCCTCCAGCTACAAGGACTGTAAGGTCTGGCCCGGAGGCAGCCGGGCCTGGGACTGGAGAGAGACTGGGACCGAT CATTACCCAGGAGTCCAACCTGCTGATCTGGAGGAGGTGCTGAAGAAGGGAGTAGACTTGCTGGTCATTGGCAGAGGCATGAGTGAGGCCCTGCAG gttccctcctccaccctggaCTTCGTGAAGCAGAAAGGTGTTGATGTCAaagtcctgcagacagagaaggcCGTTGCTGAATACAACAAACTAGCTGGCCAGGGGGCCAAGGTGGGTGGGGTCTTCCACTCCACCTGCTGA
- the rsf1a gene encoding remodeling and spacing factor 1 isoform X2 translates to MAAPVVVRSSGPALCPSFAEVCSFLDRYGATLDLPEMTFPQMERYLRDTTTVPKPLVELHVKLLRKLGRTVTTDRWEKYLAKVCQELNSTWAWELEQKGYQEMSMECKSSILKYLCECQFDDNLKFKMAINEEDPEKMRLQPIGRDRQGLMYWLQLDQEQNIRLYTEEQDDQDGSTWNCIVRTRNDLAEALELLKAQVEPNLNQDRDQNQAGPGSTSPAVKDAGEEAIGSTNPELSTTTEEHTDSKKADPLKEEKPLKQVVKQEQTQPIKQESTEAEVKEEKTDHKPPVFDNRVSTITTIVKSESRDADAPKNAVSVVMAPGATVTKPEINKEEEAERAVVRSSQQAKIPLKKRELKLAESYHSNHLNNSNSSSIIVCNPSVIQTKDSHAREAKVLSLSAPPGGQAASQQQQQLVVTASRQELTNGRASLLLPHKEGQNGVIGVIGQVGVVGHVGVIRSPSERHRAPSVDQQEQNGPSSDHQGSRAVEEEREVSRQSVLVRKGPAEGEAVAAPPPPPPPPPPPPPPPHAVLEAQTPRKLPLSSLKPEQLPEVVERKVDSVGVSSLPQSTEEPKRQTAEDQSDKTTEEQSDKRSHQKKCDSPDEREDRRREGSARPAEEEGGKDGKLEAESGSAVPPRADQQETKEHQGDGVNGGLAAPFGAKESGLGSEERQGRREEASSELQKEGIRLKIKIPPHRRNKLRGKGGKEEEKERDQEVQEVQEEGRPLRRSARICRPSSKAAESQRKKPQRKQALPTRAREGEEEEEEDDDEEEEDEEEQDSTTKKDRKPEPAGQTRKQRGKRRHRRPRWSNIRAKRRKLNEGGEMEDRGRKRREEESEGGSDSEESCKSEEIPSEDACSQCGLPNHPELILLCDSCDSGYHTACLRPPLMLIPDGEWFCPPCQHKLLCEKLEEQLENLDSALKKRERAERRRERLVYVGISVENIIPEGDEEEEEKSAKKKDSKKSKNLGRRSTRTRKHISYRFDDFDDAIDEAIEEDIGDICGGAGKDKDITAIQSEDGKESQRPIRSQAHSARNRKKRRLNDLESDSTAAESEDEFMLSNSSEDEDFGASGADDDEEEDEDAGSDVGSLDSGTRPRRAPRGVSKLRPSRTQRRSRKRLRRRRRRSSEEEEEDTDEEMDSDQFSDMTDSDADKKRRGLRRGQRQQVNYRETSESSDNSHASSEKREVKRRGRQRKEHLSSDYSDASPSSRDSDEEDDYEDEEEDEQRRRVNRRRREEEDLRRNRMREKRRRYKDEEEEDDDGERGRRLKRKLMEKEKDKRRRLKRTDREDEDLEKMGRGKRREILSQQRRKRLAQMLKKRRPSTDEDDDEDDESEESESSSEEDRPVRKRLNRIDSDDDEEEDEEEGEGRLKASTKKSSAAERRADSDAQDKGRGRSLSPSNGHRTSRGPAKPGPGSPPLPRDSAGSGRQGRHNGPFHPEEEEDEDEEDEEEEEEGQTDSLDSVQNSPQS, encoded by the exons ATGGCTGCTCCGGTGGTGGTGAGAAGCTCCGGCCCGGCGCTCTGCCCGAGCTTCGCGGAGGTATGTTCGTTCCTGGATCGCTACGGAGCGACGCTGGATCTGCCCGAGATGACTTTCCCGCAGATGGAGAGGTATCTGCGGGATACCACGACAG TTCCTAAACCCCTTGTGGAGCTCCACGTCAAGCTGCTGAGAAAACTGGGGAGGACTGTGACCACCGACCGCTGGGAAAAGTACCTGGCTAAG GTTTGCCAGGAGCTGAACAGTACCTGGGCATGGGAGCTGGAGCAGAAGGGCTACCAGGAGATGTCCATGGAGTGCAAGTCAAGTATCCTCAAA TATCTCTGCGAGTGTCAGTTCGATGACAACTTGAAGTTCAAGATGGCGATTAATGAGGAGGACCCAGAGAAGATGCGCCTACAGCCGATTGGTCGGGACCGGCAGGGCCTGATGTACTGGCTGCAGCTGGACCAGGAGCAGAACATCCGGCTGTACACGGAGGAGCAGGACGACCAGGACGGGTCCACCTGGAACTGCATCGTCAG GACACGCAATGACCTGGCCGAGGCTCTGGAGCTGCTCAAGGCCCAGGTTGAGCCAAACCTGAATCAGGACCGGGACCAGAACCAGGCCGGACCCGGGAGCACCAGCCCTGCAGTGAAAGACGCAG GGGAGGAGGCCATTGGAAGCACCAATCCAGAACTTTCCACGACCACAGAGGAGCACACTGACAGTAAGAAGGCTGATCCTTTAAAGGAAGAGAAGCCCCTAAAACAAG TGGTCAAACAGGAGCAGACGCAGCCAATCAAGCAGGAGAGCACTGAGGCGGAAGTGAAAGAAGAGAAGACGGATCACAAACCGCCCGTCTTTGATAACCGCGTGagcaccatcaccaccatcgtCAAATCAGAATCCAGGGATGCTGACGCCCCCAAAAATGCTGTGTCGGTCGTCATGGCACCGGGCGCGACTGTGACGAAGCCAGAAATTaacaaggaagaggaagcagagcggGCGGTCGTGAGGAGCAGCCAGCAGGCCAAGATACCACTGAAGAAGAGGGAGCTGAAGCTAGCCGAGAGCTACCACAGCAACCAcctcaacaacagcaacagcagcagtattaTTGTGTGTAACCCCTCAGTGATCCAGACCAAGGACAGTCACGCAAGAGAGGCCAAGGTGCTGAGCTTATCAGCCCCCCCCGGTGGTCAAGCcgcctcacagcagcagcagcaactggTGGTCACCGCATCGAGGCAAGAGCTGACCAATGGGAGAGCGTCTCTCCTCCTGCCGCACAAAGAGGGTCAAAATGGAGTCATAGGGGTCATAGGTCAAGTCGGCGTAGTAGGTCATGTAGGGGTCATCCGCAGCCCATCTGAGCGTCACAGAGCCCCCAGTGTGGACCAACAGGAACAAAACGGGCCGAGCTCAGACCACCAGGGCTccagagctgtggaggaggagagggaggtgagcCGGCAGTCAGTGCTGGTGAGGAAGGGGCCTGCTGAAGGGGAGGCGgtggctgctcctcctcctcctcctcctcctcctcctcctcctcctcctcctcctcatgcagTGCTGGAGGCTCAAACACCCAGAAAACTACCGCTGTCCTCCTTAAAACCTGAGCAGCTCCCTGAAGTTGTCGAGAGGAAAGTGGATTCTGTCGGTGTTTCCTCGCTGCCTCAGTCCACAGAGGAGCCCAAAAGGCAGACGGCAGAAGACCAGAGCGACAAAACCACAGAGGAGCAGTCAGACAAGAGGAGTCATCAAAAGAAATGTGACAGCCCGgatgagagggaggacaggaggagagagggctCTGCACgccctgcagaggaagaaggaggtAAAGATGGAAAGCTGGAGGCAGAATCAGGAAGCGCCGTTCCTCCAAGAGCAGACCAGCAGGAAACAAAGGAGCACCAGGGAGACGGGGTCAACGGAGGGCTGGCGGCCCCGTTTGGAGCGAAGGAGTCTGGGCTTGGATCAGAGGAGAGGCAGGGTCGCCGTGAGGAAGCCTCCTCTGAGCTCCAGAAAGAAGGAATCAGGTTGAAGATCAAGATTCCTCCACACCGGAGAAACAAGCTGAGAGGGAaggggggaaaggaggaggagaaggagagggaccaggaggtgcaggaggtgcaggaggaagGGAGGCCGCTGAGGAGGTCTGCGAGGATCTGCAG GCCGAGCTCGAAGGCGGCCGAGAGCCAGAGAAAGAagccacaaagaaaacaagcacTGCCCACCAGAGCccgggagggggaggaggaggaggaggaggacgacgacgaagaggaggaagatgaagaggaacagGACTCGACTaccaagaaagacagaaaaccagaACCTGCTGGTCAAACCAGGAAACAAAGG GGCAAAAGGAGGCACCGGCGCCCCCGATGGTCCAACATCCGCGCGAAGAGACGCAAACTGAACGAGGGAGGCGAGATGGAGGACAGGGGGAGGAAACGgcgagaggaagagagcgaAGGAGGGAGCGACTCCGAGGAGTCGTGTAAATCTGAGGAGATTCCCAGCGAGGACGCCTGCAGTCAGTGCGGCCTCCCCAACCACCCCGAGCTG atcCTGCTGTGTGACTCCTGTGATAGCGGATACCACACTGCCTGTCTGCGGCCGCCACTCATGTTGATTCCAGATGGAGAGTGGTTCTGTCCGCCCTGCCAGCAC aagctgctgtgtgagaaactggaggagcagctggagaatcTGGACAGCGCTCTGAAGAAAAGAGAGCGAGCAGAGAGGAG GCGGGAGCGGCTGGTGTATGTGGGAATCAGCGTGGAGAACATCATTCCT GagggagacgaggaggaagaggagaagtcGGCGAAGAAGAAAGATTCCAAGAAGAGTAAAAATCTGGGGAGGAGATCGACCAGAACCAGGAAGCACATCAGTTACAG GTTTGATGACTTTGACGACGCCATTGATGAGGCCATAGAGGAGGACATCGGGGACATCTGTGGAG gagcaggaaaagacaaagacatcaCAGCTATCCAATCAGAGGACGGCAAGGAGAGCCAAcggccaatcagaagccagGCTCATTCGgccagaaacaggaagaagcGGAGACTGAACGACCTGGAGAGTGACAGCACGGCAGCAGAGAGCGAGGACGAGTTCATGCTCAGcaacag CTCAGAGGACGAGGATTTCGGTGCGTCAGGggcagatgatgatgaggaggaagatgaagatgcgGGCAGTGACGTGGGCAGCCTGGACAGCGGGACCCGCCCCAGACGGGCGCCGAGAGGCGTTTCTAAACTCCGACCCAGCAGGACTCAGCGCCGCAGCAGGAAACGGCTGAGGCGGCGGCGGAGACGCTCCtccgaggaagaggaggaagacaccGACGAAGAAATGG ACTCGGACCAGTTCAGCGACATGACTGACAGCGACGCTGACAAGAAGAGGCGGGGCCTGAGGCGGGGCCAGCGCCAGCAGGTCAACTACCGCGAGACGTCCGAGTCATCGGACAACTCCCACGCCTCCAGCGAGAAGCGCGAGGTCAAACGCCGCGGCCGACAACGCAAGGAGCATCTGTCGAGCGACTACAGCGACG cGTCGCCTTCTTCCAGAGActctgatgaggaggatgactatgaagacgaagaggaagatgagcagagaaggagagtgaacaggaggagaagagaggaggaagacctgaggaggaacaggatgagagaaaagaggaggagatacaaagacgaggaggaggaggacgacgacggagagagaggaaggcgGCTGAAAAGGAAActgatggagaaggagaaagacaagCGGAGGAGATTAAAGAGGACGGACAGAGAAGACGAGGACCTGGAGAAGATGGGccgggggaagaggagggagattCTGTCACAGCAGCGGCGCAAACGTCTCGCTCAGATGCTGAAGAAACGGCGCCCTTCCACggatgaagacgatgatgaggatgacgagTCAGAAGAGTCCGAGTCGTCATCGGAGGAGGACCGTCCAGTCCGCAAAAGACTCAACCGCATCGACTCCGACGACGAcgaagaggaagacgaggaggaaggCGAAGGAAGGCTGAAGGCGTCGACCAAAAAGTCTTCGGCGGCGGAGAGGAGGGCCGACAGCGACGCTCAGGACAAGGGGAGGGGCCGTAGCCTGTCTCCGTCAAACGGACATCGGACCTCCAGAGGCCCGGCGAAGCCTGGGCCCGGAAGTCCCCCTCTGCCCAGGGACAGTGCAGGTTCAGGCAGGCAGGGCAGGCACAACGGCCCCTTCcatccagaggaggaggaagatgaggatgaggaggacgaggaggaggaggaggagggccagACAGACTCATTAGACTCTGTCCAGAACAGTCCGCAGTCATGA